One stretch of Vulpes lagopus strain Blue_001 chromosome 12, ASM1834538v1, whole genome shotgun sequence DNA includes these proteins:
- the RUNDC3A gene encoding RUN domain-containing protein 3A isoform X1, translated as MEASFVQTTMALGLSSKKASSRNVAVERRNLITVCRFSVKTLLEKYTAEPIDDSSEEFVNFAAILEQILSHRFKACAPAGPVSWFSSDGQRGFWDYIRLACSKVPNNCVSSIENMENISTARAKGRAWIRVALMEKRMSEYITTALRDTRTTRRFYDSGAIMLREEATVLTGMLIGLSAIDFSFCLKGEVLDGKTPVVIDYTPYLKFTQSYDYLTDEEERHSAESSTSEDNSPEHPYLPLVTDEDSWYSKWHKMEQKFRIVYAQKGYLEELVRLRESQLKDLEAENRRLQLQLEEAAAQNQREKRELEGVILELQEQLTGLIPGDHVPLAQGSKDLTTPLVNQWPSLGTLNGAEGANNPKLYRRHSFMSTEPLSAEASLSSDSQRLGEGKRDEEPWGPIGKDPTPSMLGLCGSLASIPSCKSLASFKSNECLVSDSPEGSPALSPS; from the exons ATGGAAGCGAGCTTTGTCCAGACCACCATGGCTCTGGGGCTGTCCTCCAAGAAAGCTTCTTCCCGCAATGTGGCCGTGGAGCGTAGGAACCTGATCACCGTGTGCAG GTTCTCTGTGAAAACGCTGCTGGAGAAATACACAGCGGAGCCCATCGATGACTCATCCGAGGAGTTTGTGAATTTTGCAGCCATCTTAGAGCAGATCCTCAGCCACCGTTTCAAAG CCTGTGCCCCAGCAGGTCCGGTGAGCTGGTTCAGCTCAGACGGGCAGCGGGGCTTCTGGGACTATATCCGGCTGGCCTGCAGCAAAGTGCCCAACAACTGTGTGAGCAGCATTGAGAACATGGAGAACATCAGCACCGCCCGAGCCAAG GGCCGGGCATGGATCCGGGTGGCACTGATGGAGAAGCGAATGTCGGAATACATCACCACAGCTCTGCGGGACACCCGGACCACCAG GCGTTTCTACGACTCAGGAGCCATCATGCTTCGGGAGGAAGCCACCGTCCTCACCGGGATGCTGATCGGACTGAGCGCCATAGACTTCAG CTTCTGCCTAAAGGGCGAAGTGCTGGACGGGAAGACCCCCGTGGTCATCGATTACACACCCTACCTAAAGTTCACCCAGAG CTACGACTACCTGACGGACGAGGAGGAGCGGCACAGCGCCGAGAGCAGTACGAGCGAGGACAACTCGCCCGAGCACCCGTACCTGCCGCTCGTCACCGACGAGGACAGCTGGTACAGCAAATGGCACAAGATGGAACAGAAGTTCCGCATCGTCTACGCGCAGAAG GGCTACCTGGAGGAGCTGGTGCGCCTGCGCGAGTCGCAGCTGAAGGACCTGGAGGCGGAGAACCGGCGGCTGCAGCTGCAGCTGGAGGAGGCGGCGGCGCAGAACCAGCGCGAGAAGCGGGAGCTggaaggcgtgatcctggagctgCAGGAGCAGCT gaCAGGTCTGATCCCCGGTGACCACGTTCCCCTGGCCCAGGGTTCCAAAGACCTCACCACGCCCCTGGTCAACCAATGGCCATCCCTGGGAACGCTGAATGGGGCAGAGGGTGCCAACAATCCCAAGCTCTACCGGAG ACACAGTTTCATGAGCACGGAGCCGCTGTCAGCTGAAGCCAGTCTGAGCTCAGACTCCCAGCGCCTGGGAGAGGGCAAACGGGACGAGGAGCCCTGGGGCCCCATCG GGAAGGACCCCACGCCCTCCATGCTGGGCCTCTGCGGCTCCCTGGCCTCCATCCCCAGCTGCAAGTCCCTGGCGAGCTTCAAATCCAACGAGTGCCTGGTGAGCGACAGTCCTGAGGGCAGCCCGGCACTGAGTCCCAGCTGA
- the RUNDC3A gene encoding RUN domain-containing protein 3A isoform X2 has protein sequence MEASFVQTTMALGLSSKKASSRNVAVERRNLITVCRFSVKTLLEKYTAEPIDDSSEEFVNFAAILEQILSHRFKAGPVSWFSSDGQRGFWDYIRLACSKVPNNCVSSIENMENISTARAKGRAWIRVALMEKRMSEYITTALRDTRTTRRFYDSGAIMLREEATVLTGMLIGLSAIDFSFCLKGEVLDGKTPVVIDYTPYLKFTQSYDYLTDEEERHSAESSTSEDNSPEHPYLPLVTDEDSWYSKWHKMEQKFRIVYAQKGYLEELVRLRESQLKDLEAENRRLQLQLEEAAAQNQREKRELEGVILELQEQLTGLIPGDHVPLAQGSKDLTTPLVNQWPSLGTLNGAEGANNPKLYRRHSFMSTEPLSAEASLSSDSQRLGEGKRDEEPWGPIGKDPTPSMLGLCGSLASIPSCKSLASFKSNECLVSDSPEGSPALSPS, from the exons ATGGAAGCGAGCTTTGTCCAGACCACCATGGCTCTGGGGCTGTCCTCCAAGAAAGCTTCTTCCCGCAATGTGGCCGTGGAGCGTAGGAACCTGATCACCGTGTGCAG GTTCTCTGTGAAAACGCTGCTGGAGAAATACACAGCGGAGCCCATCGATGACTCATCCGAGGAGTTTGTGAATTTTGCAGCCATCTTAGAGCAGATCCTCAGCCACCGTTTCAAAG CAGGTCCGGTGAGCTGGTTCAGCTCAGACGGGCAGCGGGGCTTCTGGGACTATATCCGGCTGGCCTGCAGCAAAGTGCCCAACAACTGTGTGAGCAGCATTGAGAACATGGAGAACATCAGCACCGCCCGAGCCAAG GGCCGGGCATGGATCCGGGTGGCACTGATGGAGAAGCGAATGTCGGAATACATCACCACAGCTCTGCGGGACACCCGGACCACCAG GCGTTTCTACGACTCAGGAGCCATCATGCTTCGGGAGGAAGCCACCGTCCTCACCGGGATGCTGATCGGACTGAGCGCCATAGACTTCAG CTTCTGCCTAAAGGGCGAAGTGCTGGACGGGAAGACCCCCGTGGTCATCGATTACACACCCTACCTAAAGTTCACCCAGAG CTACGACTACCTGACGGACGAGGAGGAGCGGCACAGCGCCGAGAGCAGTACGAGCGAGGACAACTCGCCCGAGCACCCGTACCTGCCGCTCGTCACCGACGAGGACAGCTGGTACAGCAAATGGCACAAGATGGAACAGAAGTTCCGCATCGTCTACGCGCAGAAG GGCTACCTGGAGGAGCTGGTGCGCCTGCGCGAGTCGCAGCTGAAGGACCTGGAGGCGGAGAACCGGCGGCTGCAGCTGCAGCTGGAGGAGGCGGCGGCGCAGAACCAGCGCGAGAAGCGGGAGCTggaaggcgtgatcctggagctgCAGGAGCAGCT gaCAGGTCTGATCCCCGGTGACCACGTTCCCCTGGCCCAGGGTTCCAAAGACCTCACCACGCCCCTGGTCAACCAATGGCCATCCCTGGGAACGCTGAATGGGGCAGAGGGTGCCAACAATCCCAAGCTCTACCGGAG ACACAGTTTCATGAGCACGGAGCCGCTGTCAGCTGAAGCCAGTCTGAGCTCAGACTCCCAGCGCCTGGGAGAGGGCAAACGGGACGAGGAGCCCTGGGGCCCCATCG GGAAGGACCCCACGCCCTCCATGCTGGGCCTCTGCGGCTCCCTGGCCTCCATCCCCAGCTGCAAGTCCCTGGCGAGCTTCAAATCCAACGAGTGCCTGGTGAGCGACAGTCCTGAGGGCAGCCCGGCACTGAGTCCCAGCTGA
- the RUNDC3A gene encoding RUN domain-containing protein 3A isoform X3: MEASFVQTTMALGLSSKKASSRNVAVERRNLITVCRFSVKTLLEKYTAEPIDDSSEEFVNFAAILEQILSHRFKGPVSWFSSDGQRGFWDYIRLACSKVPNNCVSSIENMENISTARAKGRAWIRVALMEKRMSEYITTALRDTRTTRRFYDSGAIMLREEATVLTGMLIGLSAIDFSFCLKGEVLDGKTPVVIDYTPYLKFTQSYDYLTDEEERHSAESSTSEDNSPEHPYLPLVTDEDSWYSKWHKMEQKFRIVYAQKGYLEELVRLRESQLKDLEAENRRLQLQLEEAAAQNQREKRELEGVILELQEQLTGLIPGDHVPLAQGSKDLTTPLVNQWPSLGTLNGAEGANNPKLYRRHSFMSTEPLSAEASLSSDSQRLGEGKRDEEPWGPIGKDPTPSMLGLCGSLASIPSCKSLASFKSNECLVSDSPEGSPALSPS, from the exons ATGGAAGCGAGCTTTGTCCAGACCACCATGGCTCTGGGGCTGTCCTCCAAGAAAGCTTCTTCCCGCAATGTGGCCGTGGAGCGTAGGAACCTGATCACCGTGTGCAG GTTCTCTGTGAAAACGCTGCTGGAGAAATACACAGCGGAGCCCATCGATGACTCATCCGAGGAGTTTGTGAATTTTGCAGCCATCTTAGAGCAGATCCTCAGCCACCGTTTCAAAG GTCCGGTGAGCTGGTTCAGCTCAGACGGGCAGCGGGGCTTCTGGGACTATATCCGGCTGGCCTGCAGCAAAGTGCCCAACAACTGTGTGAGCAGCATTGAGAACATGGAGAACATCAGCACCGCCCGAGCCAAG GGCCGGGCATGGATCCGGGTGGCACTGATGGAGAAGCGAATGTCGGAATACATCACCACAGCTCTGCGGGACACCCGGACCACCAG GCGTTTCTACGACTCAGGAGCCATCATGCTTCGGGAGGAAGCCACCGTCCTCACCGGGATGCTGATCGGACTGAGCGCCATAGACTTCAG CTTCTGCCTAAAGGGCGAAGTGCTGGACGGGAAGACCCCCGTGGTCATCGATTACACACCCTACCTAAAGTTCACCCAGAG CTACGACTACCTGACGGACGAGGAGGAGCGGCACAGCGCCGAGAGCAGTACGAGCGAGGACAACTCGCCCGAGCACCCGTACCTGCCGCTCGTCACCGACGAGGACAGCTGGTACAGCAAATGGCACAAGATGGAACAGAAGTTCCGCATCGTCTACGCGCAGAAG GGCTACCTGGAGGAGCTGGTGCGCCTGCGCGAGTCGCAGCTGAAGGACCTGGAGGCGGAGAACCGGCGGCTGCAGCTGCAGCTGGAGGAGGCGGCGGCGCAGAACCAGCGCGAGAAGCGGGAGCTggaaggcgtgatcctggagctgCAGGAGCAGCT gaCAGGTCTGATCCCCGGTGACCACGTTCCCCTGGCCCAGGGTTCCAAAGACCTCACCACGCCCCTGGTCAACCAATGGCCATCCCTGGGAACGCTGAATGGGGCAGAGGGTGCCAACAATCCCAAGCTCTACCGGAG ACACAGTTTCATGAGCACGGAGCCGCTGTCAGCTGAAGCCAGTCTGAGCTCAGACTCCCAGCGCCTGGGAGAGGGCAAACGGGACGAGGAGCCCTGGGGCCCCATCG GGAAGGACCCCACGCCCTCCATGCTGGGCCTCTGCGGCTCCCTGGCCTCCATCCCCAGCTGCAAGTCCCTGGCGAGCTTCAAATCCAACGAGTGCCTGGTGAGCGACAGTCCTGAGGGCAGCCCGGCACTGAGTCCCAGCTGA
- the RUNDC3A gene encoding RUN domain-containing protein 3A isoform X4, translating to MEASFVQTTMALGLSSKKASSRNVAVERRNLITVCRFSVKTLLEKYTAEPIDDSSEEFVNFAAILEQILSHRFKACAPAGPVSWFSSDGQRGFWDYIRLACSKVPNNCVSSIENMENISTARAKGRAWIRVALMEKRMSEYITTALRDTRTTRRFYDSGAIMLREEATVLTGMLIGLSAIDFSFCLKGEVLDGKTPVVIDYTPYLKFTQSYDYLTDEEERHSAESSTSEDNSPEHPYLPLVTDEDSWYSKWHKMEQKFRIVYAQKGYLEELVRLRESQLKDLEAENRRLQLQLEEAAAQNQREKRELEGVILELQEQLTGLIPGDHVPLAQGSKDLTTPLVNQWPSLGTLNGAEGANNPKLYRRHSFMSTEPLSAEASLSSDSQRLGEGKRDEEPWGPIGSSEPN from the exons ATGGAAGCGAGCTTTGTCCAGACCACCATGGCTCTGGGGCTGTCCTCCAAGAAAGCTTCTTCCCGCAATGTGGCCGTGGAGCGTAGGAACCTGATCACCGTGTGCAG GTTCTCTGTGAAAACGCTGCTGGAGAAATACACAGCGGAGCCCATCGATGACTCATCCGAGGAGTTTGTGAATTTTGCAGCCATCTTAGAGCAGATCCTCAGCCACCGTTTCAAAG CCTGTGCCCCAGCAGGTCCGGTGAGCTGGTTCAGCTCAGACGGGCAGCGGGGCTTCTGGGACTATATCCGGCTGGCCTGCAGCAAAGTGCCCAACAACTGTGTGAGCAGCATTGAGAACATGGAGAACATCAGCACCGCCCGAGCCAAG GGCCGGGCATGGATCCGGGTGGCACTGATGGAGAAGCGAATGTCGGAATACATCACCACAGCTCTGCGGGACACCCGGACCACCAG GCGTTTCTACGACTCAGGAGCCATCATGCTTCGGGAGGAAGCCACCGTCCTCACCGGGATGCTGATCGGACTGAGCGCCATAGACTTCAG CTTCTGCCTAAAGGGCGAAGTGCTGGACGGGAAGACCCCCGTGGTCATCGATTACACACCCTACCTAAAGTTCACCCAGAG CTACGACTACCTGACGGACGAGGAGGAGCGGCACAGCGCCGAGAGCAGTACGAGCGAGGACAACTCGCCCGAGCACCCGTACCTGCCGCTCGTCACCGACGAGGACAGCTGGTACAGCAAATGGCACAAGATGGAACAGAAGTTCCGCATCGTCTACGCGCAGAAG GGCTACCTGGAGGAGCTGGTGCGCCTGCGCGAGTCGCAGCTGAAGGACCTGGAGGCGGAGAACCGGCGGCTGCAGCTGCAGCTGGAGGAGGCGGCGGCGCAGAACCAGCGCGAGAAGCGGGAGCTggaaggcgtgatcctggagctgCAGGAGCAGCT gaCAGGTCTGATCCCCGGTGACCACGTTCCCCTGGCCCAGGGTTCCAAAGACCTCACCACGCCCCTGGTCAACCAATGGCCATCCCTGGGAACGCTGAATGGGGCAGAGGGTGCCAACAATCCCAAGCTCTACCGGAG ACACAGTTTCATGAGCACGGAGCCGCTGTCAGCTGAAGCCAGTCTGAGCTCAGACTCCCAGCGCCTGGGAGAGGGCAAACGGGACGAGGAGCCCTGGGGCCCCATCG gaagctcagagccaAATTAG
- the RUNDC3A gene encoding RUN domain-containing protein 3A isoform X5: MEASFVQTTMALGLSSKKASSRNVAVERRNLITVCRFSVKTLLEKYTAEPIDDSSEEFVNFAAILEQILSHRFKGPVSWFSSDGQRGFWDYIRLACSKVPNNCVSSIENMENISTARAKGRAWIRVALMEKRMSEYITTALRDTRTTRRFYDSGAIMLREEATVLTGMLIGLSAIDFSFCLKGEVLDGKTPVVIDYTPYLKFTQSYDYLTDEEERHSAESSTSEDNSPEHPYLPLVTDEDSWYSKWHKMEQKFRIVYAQKGYLEELVRLRESQLKDLEAENRRLQLQLEEAAAQNQREKRELEGVILELQEQLTGLIPGDHVPLAQGSKDLTTPLVNQWPSLGTLNGAEGANNPKLYRRHSFMSTEPLSAEASLSSDSQRLGEGKRDEEPWGPIGSSEPN, encoded by the exons ATGGAAGCGAGCTTTGTCCAGACCACCATGGCTCTGGGGCTGTCCTCCAAGAAAGCTTCTTCCCGCAATGTGGCCGTGGAGCGTAGGAACCTGATCACCGTGTGCAG GTTCTCTGTGAAAACGCTGCTGGAGAAATACACAGCGGAGCCCATCGATGACTCATCCGAGGAGTTTGTGAATTTTGCAGCCATCTTAGAGCAGATCCTCAGCCACCGTTTCAAAG GTCCGGTGAGCTGGTTCAGCTCAGACGGGCAGCGGGGCTTCTGGGACTATATCCGGCTGGCCTGCAGCAAAGTGCCCAACAACTGTGTGAGCAGCATTGAGAACATGGAGAACATCAGCACCGCCCGAGCCAAG GGCCGGGCATGGATCCGGGTGGCACTGATGGAGAAGCGAATGTCGGAATACATCACCACAGCTCTGCGGGACACCCGGACCACCAG GCGTTTCTACGACTCAGGAGCCATCATGCTTCGGGAGGAAGCCACCGTCCTCACCGGGATGCTGATCGGACTGAGCGCCATAGACTTCAG CTTCTGCCTAAAGGGCGAAGTGCTGGACGGGAAGACCCCCGTGGTCATCGATTACACACCCTACCTAAAGTTCACCCAGAG CTACGACTACCTGACGGACGAGGAGGAGCGGCACAGCGCCGAGAGCAGTACGAGCGAGGACAACTCGCCCGAGCACCCGTACCTGCCGCTCGTCACCGACGAGGACAGCTGGTACAGCAAATGGCACAAGATGGAACAGAAGTTCCGCATCGTCTACGCGCAGAAG GGCTACCTGGAGGAGCTGGTGCGCCTGCGCGAGTCGCAGCTGAAGGACCTGGAGGCGGAGAACCGGCGGCTGCAGCTGCAGCTGGAGGAGGCGGCGGCGCAGAACCAGCGCGAGAAGCGGGAGCTggaaggcgtgatcctggagctgCAGGAGCAGCT gaCAGGTCTGATCCCCGGTGACCACGTTCCCCTGGCCCAGGGTTCCAAAGACCTCACCACGCCCCTGGTCAACCAATGGCCATCCCTGGGAACGCTGAATGGGGCAGAGGGTGCCAACAATCCCAAGCTCTACCGGAG ACACAGTTTCATGAGCACGGAGCCGCTGTCAGCTGAAGCCAGTCTGAGCTCAGACTCCCAGCGCCTGGGAGAGGGCAAACGGGACGAGGAGCCCTGGGGCCCCATCG gaagctcagagccaAATTAG